In the Brachyhypopomus gauderio isolate BG-103 chromosome 4, BGAUD_0.2, whole genome shotgun sequence genome, one interval contains:
- the hspd1 gene encoding 60 kDa heat shock protein, mitochondrial encodes MLRLPSVMRQMRPVCRALAPHLTRAYAKDVKFGADARALMLQGVDLLADAVAVTMGPKGRTVIIEQSWGSPKVTKDGVTVAKSIDLKDKYKNIGAKLVQDVANNTNEEAGDGTTTATVLARAIAKEGFDTISKGANPVEIRRGVMFAVETVINELKKLSKPVTTPEEIAQVATISANGDTEIGTIISDAMKKVGRKGVITVKDGKTLQDELEIIEGLKFDRGYISPYFINTAKGQKCEFQDAYLLLSEKKISSVQSIVPALELANQHRKPLVIVAEDVDGEALSTLVLNRLKVGLQVVAVKAPGFGDNRKNQLHDMAIATGGTVFGDEAVGIAVEDIQAHDFGCVGEVVVTKDDTMILKGRGDAAAIEKRVAEISEQLENTTSDYEKEKLNERLAKLSDGVAVLKVGGTSDVEVNEKKDRVTDALNATRAAVEEGIVPGGGCALLRCIPALDAINPANADQKIGIDIIRRALRIPAMTIAKNAGVEGSLVVEKILQGGADIGYDALNGEYVNMVEKGIIDPTKVVRTALLDAAGVASLLSTAEAVVTELPKEEKEMPGGMGGMGGMGGMGGMGF; translated from the exons ATGCTGCGTTTGCCCAGTGTGATGAGACAGATGAGGCCAGTGTGCAGGGCGCTGGCCCCTCACCTCACCCGCGCCTATGCCAAGGACGTGAAGTTCGGGGCGGACGCTCGAGCCCTTATGCTCCAAGGCGTGGACCTGCTGGCAGATGCAGTGGCTGTCACCATGGGACCAAAG GGTCGCACGGTCATCATCGAACAAAGCTGGGGCAGCCCCAAGGTCACGAAAGATGGCGTGACTGTGGCCAAGAGCATCGATCTGAAGGACAAATACAAGAACATCGGTGCCAAGTTGGTGCAGGACGTGGCCAACAACACGAACGAGGAGGCGGGAGACGGCACCACCACGGCCACGGTGCTGGCACGCGCCATCGCCAAGGAGGGCTTCGACACCATCAGCAAAGGCGCCAACCCTGTGGAGATTCGTCGAGGAGTCATGTTCGCCGTGGAAACCGTCATCAATGAGCTCAAGAAGCTGTCCAAGCCGGTCACTACACCCGAGGAGATTGCTCAG GTGGCCACGATTTCTGCTAACGGAGACACGGAGATTGGCACCATCATTTCTGACGCTATGAAGAAAGTGGGGCGCAAAGGAGTCATCACCGTGAAG GATGGCAAAACTCTACAGGATGAGCTGGAGATTATTGAAGGGTTGAAGTTTGACCGTGGCTACATCTCGCCCTATTTCATCAACACAGCCAAAG GTCAAAAGTGTGAGTTCCAGGATGCCTATTTGTTGCTGAGTGAGAAGAAGATCTCCAGTGTTCAGAGCATTGTGCCAGCCCTGGAGCTGGCCAACCAGCACCGCAAGCCCCTGGTCATCGTGGCTGAAGATGTGGATGGAGAGGCCCTCAGCACTCTGGTCCTCAACAG ATTAAAGGTTGGACTCCAGGTTGTAGCCGTGAAGGCCCCGGGCTTTGGAGACAATAGGAAAAACCAACTGCACGATATGGCAATCGCCACTGGGGGCACT GTTTTTGGTGACGAGGCTGTGGGCATTGCCGTCGAAGACATCCAAGCACATGACTTCGGATGCGTGGGTGAGGTCGTCGTCACCAAGGACGACACGATGATCCTGAAGGGTCGCGGTGACGCGGCCGCCATCGAGAAACGCGTGGCCGAGATCAGCGAGCAGCTGGAGAACACCACCAGCGACTACGAGAAGGAGAAGCTGAACGAGCGCCTGGCCAAGCTCTCCGACGGCGTGGCCGTCCTGAAG GTGGGCGGGACGAGCGACGTGGAGGTGAACGAGAAGAAGGACCGCGTGACGGACGCGCTGAATGCCACGCGGGCCGCCGTGGAGGAGGGCATCGTTCCCGGGGGCGGCTGTGCTCTGCTGCGCTGTATACCCGCCCTGGACGCCATCAACCCCGCCAACGCTGACCAGAAGATCG GTATCGACATCATCCGCAGGGCCCTGCGCATCCCGGCCATGACTATCGCCAAGAACGCCGGCGTGGAGGGCTCTCTGGTGGTGGAGAAGATCTTGCAAGGCGGTGCCGACATCGGCTACGATGCCCTCAATGGAGAGTACGTCAACATGGTGGAGAAGGGCATCATCGACCCCACCAAG GTGGTGAGGACGGCGCTGCTGGACGCCGCTGGTGTGGCATCCCTGTTGTCGACTGCAGAGGCTGTGGTCACTGAGCTGCCCAAGGAGGAGAAGGAAATGCCGGGCGGCATGGGTGGCATGGGAGGAATGGGTGGAATGGGGGGCATGGGATTCTAA